In Leisingera methylohalidivorans DSM 14336, a single genomic region encodes these proteins:
- a CDS encoding DUF2235 domain-containing protein: protein MFLTQLSKKVLEWLGRPLRSVHSGETKQRGPQAHVIILDGTMSTLDEGHETHAGQLFRLCREMSGEVSVFYESGVQWKGWGSAPDVMMGRGINRQIRRAYGYLASRYRPGDRIYLLGYSRGAYAVRSLAGVIDRIGLLRAEHATVRNIRTAYRHYRLNGRSKTSGAFTAAHCHEEVGIEMVGVWDTVKALGLRLPLLWRWAENRHNFHNHQLGHHVKSGYHALALDETRDVFNPVLWDCPKDWRGHVEQVWFRGAHGDVGGQLGGFEEARPKANIPLVWMLEKAEDRGLPLPLDWRMRFPVDPNAPSVGTWRGWGKIFLLRSRRRVGLDGSERLHSSVDGAKQGAAEDGGWLAMFSKT from the coding sequence ATGTTTCTGACGCAGCTGAGTAAAAAGGTTCTTGAGTGGCTTGGCCGGCCGCTGCGCTCGGTGCATTCCGGCGAAACCAAGCAGCGCGGGCCGCAAGCCCATGTGATTATCCTGGACGGCACCATGTCGACCCTGGATGAGGGCCATGAAACCCATGCCGGGCAGCTGTTCCGGCTGTGCCGTGAAATGAGCGGCGAGGTCTCGGTCTTTTATGAATCCGGCGTGCAGTGGAAAGGCTGGGGCAGCGCCCCCGATGTGATGATGGGACGCGGCATCAACCGTCAGATACGCCGGGCCTATGGGTATCTTGCCTCCCGCTACCGTCCCGGCGACCGGATCTATCTGTTAGGCTATTCCCGCGGCGCCTATGCGGTGCGCTCGCTGGCCGGTGTGATCGACCGGATCGGCCTTTTGAGGGCGGAACATGCAACCGTGCGCAACATTCGCACCGCCTACCGGCATTACCGCCTGAACGGGCGGTCAAAGACATCGGGCGCCTTCACCGCTGCGCATTGCCACGAAGAGGTCGGGATCGAGATGGTCGGCGTCTGGGACACGGTCAAGGCTTTGGGGCTGCGTCTGCCGCTGCTGTGGCGCTGGGCGGAGAACCGGCACAATTTCCACAACCACCAATTGGGCCACCACGTAAAAAGCGGCTACCACGCGCTGGCGCTGGACGAGACCCGCGATGTTTTCAATCCGGTACTATGGGATTGCCCCAAGGATTGGCGCGGTCATGTGGAACAGGTTTGGTTCCGCGGCGCCCATGGTGACGTCGGCGGCCAGCTTGGCGGATTTGAAGAGGCCCGCCCCAAGGCAAACATTCCGCTGGTCTGGATGCTGGAAAAGGCCGAGGACCGCGGACTGCCGCTGCCGCTGGACTGGCGTATGCGGTTTCCGGTGGACCCAAATGCACCTTCGGTTGGCACCTGGCGCGGATGGGGCAAGATATTCCTGCTGCGCAGCCGCCGCCGGGTTGGTCTGGACGGCAGCGAGCGTTTGCACAGCAGCGTCGATGGCGCCAAACAGGGCGCTGCTGAAGATGGCGGCTGGCTGGCCATGTTCTCGAAGACCTGA
- a CDS encoding NADP-dependent oxidoreductase, with product MPDQMQRIVLASRPEAQASEDNFRLEVAGLPQPGKGEVIVKVHYMSLDPYMRGRMNAGKSYAAPVEIGETMTAGGVGEVIASNSPDFVPGDFALGMFGWASHACIRASEIRKLDPQMAPLTTALGVLGMPGFTAWHGLQAYGRPKAGETLVVAAATGPVGSMVGQLAKQAGLRVVGIAGGEDKCKLAVEAFGFDSCLDHRALGSAEALSAALAAACPDGIDIYYENVGGKVLEAVLPLMNSFGRIPVCGMIAWYNSAETELTAPAIWRSVLTKFLSVNGFIIFNHYDRYPEFLQQVAPKIASGEIKYLEDIAEGLENAPKTFLSMMQGGNTGKQIVKLV from the coding sequence ATGCCCGACCAGATGCAGCGTATCGTGCTGGCCAGCCGCCCCGAAGCCCAGGCCAGCGAAGACAACTTCCGCCTTGAGGTTGCCGGCTTGCCGCAACCCGGCAAAGGCGAAGTGATCGTAAAAGTCCACTATATGTCGCTGGACCCCTACATGCGCGGGCGCATGAATGCGGGCAAATCCTATGCCGCGCCGGTCGAAATCGGGGAAACCATGACCGCAGGCGGTGTTGGGGAGGTGATAGCCTCAAACAGTCCGGATTTTGTTCCCGGCGACTTTGCCCTGGGCATGTTCGGCTGGGCCAGCCATGCCTGCATCCGGGCCTCGGAGATCCGCAAGCTGGACCCGCAGATGGCTCCGCTTACGACGGCGCTCGGCGTTCTTGGCATGCCGGGGTTTACCGCCTGGCATGGCTTGCAGGCCTATGGCCGTCCCAAGGCCGGCGAAACCCTGGTGGTTGCCGCGGCCACCGGCCCTGTCGGGTCGATGGTGGGTCAGCTGGCGAAACAGGCGGGGCTGCGGGTGGTCGGCATCGCGGGCGGCGAAGACAAATGCAAACTGGCGGTGGAGGCATTCGGCTTTGACAGCTGTCTTGATCACCGTGCGCTGGGCTCAGCCGAGGCGCTCAGCGCGGCGCTGGCGGCCGCTTGCCCGGACGGGATCGACATTTACTATGAAAACGTCGGCGGCAAGGTTCTGGAAGCGGTGCTGCCGTTGATGAACAGCTTCGGCCGAATCCCGGTCTGCGGCATGATCGCCTGGTACAACAGTGCCGAAACAGAGCTGACGGCCCCCGCCATCTGGCGTTCCGTGCTGACCAAATTCCTGTCCGTAAACGGCTTCATCATCTTCAACCACTACGACCGCTACCCGGAATTCCTGCAACAGGTCGCGCCCAAGATCGCCAGCGGCGAAATCAAATATCTGGAAGATATCGCCGAGGGGCTGGAAAACGCGCCCAAAACCTTCCTGTCGATGATGCAGGGCGGCAATACCGGCAAGCAGATCGTCAAGCTGGTCTAG
- a CDS encoding LysR family transcriptional regulator — MHIEFRHLRTIKAIHEAGGLARAADQLNITQSALSHQVKGLEEQAGVELFIRRSKPMKLSPAGKRLLRLAEQVLPQLEAAQAEFSSLRDGHTGRMHIAIECHACFEWLFPVLEGFRKNWGDVDVDIRPGLAFDALPALQKEEVDLVVSSDPEDIAGVEFIELFDYNAVFVASAQHPLAEKPFVEAADFIGQNLITYPVDKTRLDVFSQLLIPAGVEPASIRQVELTAVILLLVASNRGVSVLPDWVVREVKYSSDYVTRPLTKSGITRRLYAAIRAEDREKPYMQELIRLAKVEARKLQHV; from the coding sequence ATGCATATTGAGTTCCGTCACCTCCGCACCATCAAGGCCATTCACGAGGCTGGCGGGCTGGCCCGTGCCGCGGATCAGCTGAACATCACCCAAAGCGCGCTGAGCCATCAGGTGAAGGGGCTGGAGGAGCAAGCCGGCGTCGAGCTGTTCATCCGGCGGTCCAAGCCGATGAAACTGTCACCGGCGGGAAAACGCCTGTTGCGGCTGGCCGAGCAGGTCTTGCCGCAACTTGAAGCAGCGCAGGCGGAGTTTTCCTCTTTGCGCGACGGGCACACCGGGCGGATGCATATCGCCATCGAATGCCACGCCTGTTTTGAATGGCTGTTTCCGGTGCTGGAGGGGTTCCGCAAGAACTGGGGCGATGTGGATGTGGATATCCGCCCCGGCCTGGCCTTTGATGCGCTGCCCGCGCTGCAAAAGGAGGAGGTGGATCTGGTGGTCTCCTCCGATCCCGAGGACATTGCGGGCGTCGAGTTTATCGAGCTGTTTGATTACAATGCTGTGTTTGTCGCCTCGGCTCAGCATCCCTTGGCGGAGAAACCCTTTGTTGAGGCTGCGGATTTCATCGGCCAGAACCTGATCACCTACCCGGTGGATAAGACCCGGCTGGATGTGTTCAGCCAGCTGCTGATCCCGGCGGGGGTTGAGCCTGCCTCGATCCGCCAGGTGGAACTGACGGCGGTGATCCTGCTGCTGGTGGCATCAAACCGCGGCGTGTCAGTGCTGCCGGACTGGGTGGTCCGGGAGGTGAAGTATTCCTCGGACTACGTGACACGGCCGCTGACCAAATCGGGGATCACCCGCAGGCTCTATGCTGCGATCCGGGCCGAGGACCGCGAGAAACCTTACATGCAGGAGCTGATCCGCCTGGCCAAGGTTGAAGCCCGCAAGCTGCAGCATGTATGA
- a CDS encoding GFA family protein, giving the protein MEHVKANCHCGAVEIEADFPEGLASAARCDCSFCRRRGAAAVTAIAASLKVLKGAENLSLYTWGTHTAKHYFCKTCGIYTHHQRRSDPRECGVNLGCIQGANPRTHAQTYGEIPWNDGVNHPSDQQ; this is encoded by the coding sequence ATGGAACACGTTAAAGCCAATTGCCATTGCGGCGCGGTTGAAATCGAAGCTGATTTTCCCGAAGGCCTTGCCTCTGCCGCGCGCTGCGACTGTTCCTTTTGCCGCCGCCGCGGGGCGGCTGCCGTCACCGCCATTGCCGCCAGCCTGAAGGTGCTGAAAGGGGCGGAGAACCTCAGCCTCTACACTTGGGGCACCCATACGGCGAAACATTATTTCTGCAAGACCTGCGGCATCTACACCCATCACCAGCGCCGCTCCGACCCCAGGGAATGCGGCGTCAATCTGGGCTGTATCCAAGGCGCCAATCCGCGGACACACGCGCAAACCTATGGCGAGATCCCCTGGAACGACGGTGTTAACCATCCGTCAGACCAACAATAG
- a CDS encoding rhomboid family intramembrane serine protease, whose protein sequence is MFPIRDHNPSGRRPYVVYVLMAANILAYAYYTASYASPRALAYFYDAYAVVPAEVSHGYGFETLFTSLFIHAGLMHLGGNMLFLWIFGDNLEDEMGHLPFLAFYLASGIGAGLIHVYSAPGSMVPTVGASGAIAGVMGGYLLMFPKARVDILLVLIVYFRILTIPAFVMLGVWLAMQFFGGLGADPDQGGVAYWAHAGGFAVGLILCLPLWLRRGGPAFWNRTDGQPPHPESAYEYAASRIPKLPRKKRHPGPWGK, encoded by the coding sequence ATGTTTCCGATCCGCGACCACAACCCGTCCGGCCGCAGGCCCTATGTCGTCTACGTGCTGATGGCGGCGAATATCCTGGCCTATGCCTACTACACAGCCAGCTATGCCTCCCCCCGCGCGCTGGCCTATTTCTATGATGCCTATGCGGTGGTGCCGGCCGAGGTCAGCCACGGGTACGGGTTTGAAACCCTGTTCACCTCCCTGTTCATCCATGCCGGCCTGATGCATCTGGGCGGCAACATGCTGTTCCTGTGGATCTTCGGCGACAACCTGGAGGATGAGATGGGCCATCTCCCCTTCCTTGCGTTCTACCTTGCCAGTGGCATCGGCGCAGGGCTGATCCACGTCTATTCGGCGCCGGGGTCCATGGTGCCCACCGTCGGGGCTTCCGGTGCCATCGCAGGCGTCATGGGCGGTTACCTTCTGATGTTCCCCAAGGCCCGCGTCGATATCCTGCTGGTGCTGATCGTTTATTTCCGCATCCTCACGATCCCCGCTTTTGTGATGCTGGGCGTGTGGCTGGCGATGCAGTTTTTCGGCGGCCTCGGTGCCGATCCGGACCAGGGCGGCGTAGCCTATTGGGCCCATGCCGGCGGTTTTGCGGTGGGGCTGATCCTCTGCCTGCCCCTGTGGCTGCGGCGCGGCGGCCCGGCGTTCTGGAACAGAACAGACGGCCAGCCGCCGCATCCGGAAAGCGCGTATGAATACGCCGCCAGCCGCATCCCCAAACTGCCCCGCAAGAAACGCCACCCGGGGCCTTGGGGGAAATAG
- a CDS encoding DUF2867 domain-containing protein — MPPNSFGRAATARIQILAPAKELDFLDTQSIVLPVPVTPLAAWNIMHARPLPGMKLAVRLRDAISACFGVKRIGGISRTPKAAVKTGDKLDFFLVEALSDEVLTLTVRDRHLDVMTCVSSNSGVLSVTSSVKTHNLFGRVYMIPVRPAHRLIVARTLKRLQQELERRALGG; from the coding sequence ATGCCGCCAAACAGTTTCGGCCGGGCCGCCACAGCCCGCATTCAAATTCTGGCTCCTGCCAAGGAGCTGGATTTCCTGGATACGCAATCCATCGTCCTGCCCGTCCCTGTCACTCCGCTGGCGGCCTGGAACATTATGCACGCGCGGCCTCTGCCTGGCATGAAGCTGGCTGTCCGGCTACGCGATGCGATTTCAGCCTGTTTCGGGGTCAAACGCATCGGCGGTATCAGCCGCACACCGAAAGCGGCGGTCAAAACAGGTGATAAGCTGGATTTCTTTCTGGTGGAGGCCCTGTCGGATGAGGTTCTGACCCTTACCGTCCGGGACCGGCACCTGGATGTGATGACCTGCGTTTCATCCAACAGCGGTGTCTTGTCGGTGACTTCGTCCGTCAAGACGCACAATCTGTTCGGCCGGGTCTATATGATCCCGGTCCGCCCCGCCCACAGGCTGATCGTGGCCCGGACGCTGAAACGGCTGCAGCAAGAACTTGAGCGGCGGGCGCTTGGCGGCTGA
- a CDS encoding IS1182 family transposase: protein MMGPRQEAQPSLFYEFSLEDHVPQDHLLRSIDRFVDLTDVRAYLADFYSHTGRPSVDPELLIRMLLVGYCFGIRSERRLCEEVHLNLAYRWFCRLDLSDRVPDHSTFSKNRHGRFRDSELLRHLFETTVARCIQEGLVSGQRMAVDASLIEADANKQNSTPKEEWDAGQIDPADAPRAVREYLDTLDEAAFGAASEVQPKFTSHSDPASQWTAARKGPAFFSYSDNYLIDTDHGVILDVEPTRSIRQAEVGSTKTMLKRVKEKFDLHPERLIADTAYGTGPMLGWLVERKINPHIPVFDKSGRSDGTWSRADFEWDAENDQYVCPEGQELKQFRRNYSDPNRGPTGQGRTKYRALKLTCQACPSKAKCCPNADARSITREEHEDARQVARDIAKTKQYDISMKLRKKVEMLFAHLKRILGLGRLRLRGPCGANDEFLLAATAQNIRKLAKIFPAPQQTRTA from the coding sequence ATGATGGGACCAAGGCAGGAGGCGCAGCCGTCGCTGTTCTACGAGTTCTCGCTGGAAGATCATGTCCCTCAGGATCACCTTCTTCGGTCCATCGACCGCTTCGTCGATTTGACTGACGTCCGCGCCTATCTGGCGGATTTCTACAGCCACACGGGCCGCCCCTCCGTCGATCCCGAGTTGCTGATCCGCATGCTCCTGGTCGGCTATTGCTTCGGCATTCGGTCGGAACGGCGGCTTTGCGAAGAGGTGCATCTGAACCTCGCCTATCGGTGGTTTTGTCGGCTTGATCTGAGCGACCGGGTTCCGGATCACTCGACTTTCTCCAAGAACCGGCACGGGCGCTTCCGTGACAGCGAACTGCTGCGGCACCTGTTCGAGACGACTGTCGCCCGGTGTATCCAAGAAGGTCTGGTGAGCGGACAGCGCATGGCCGTCGATGCCAGCCTGATCGAGGCGGATGCCAACAAGCAGAACTCGACGCCGAAGGAAGAATGGGATGCGGGACAAATCGATCCCGCCGATGCGCCCCGCGCCGTGCGCGAGTATCTCGACACCCTGGACGAGGCCGCTTTTGGCGCCGCCAGCGAGGTGCAACCCAAGTTCACCTCGCATTCTGATCCCGCCAGCCAATGGACAGCGGCCCGTAAAGGCCCTGCATTCTTCAGCTATTCCGACAATTATCTCATCGACACAGATCATGGTGTCATCTTGGATGTGGAACCCACCCGCTCCATCCGGCAAGCAGAGGTCGGGTCAACAAAGACCATGTTGAAGCGGGTCAAAGAGAAGTTCGACCTGCATCCCGAACGCCTGATCGCCGACACGGCCTATGGCACCGGACCGATGCTGGGTTGGCTGGTTGAACGCAAGATTAACCCGCACATCCCCGTCTTCGACAAATCTGGCCGCAGCGACGGCACCTGGAGCCGGGCGGACTTCGAGTGGGACGCCGAGAACGACCAATACGTCTGCCCCGAGGGCCAAGAGCTGAAGCAGTTCCGGCGGAACTATTCCGATCCGAACCGGGGGCCGACCGGACAGGGCAGAACCAAATACCGTGCCCTGAAACTGACCTGCCAGGCCTGCCCGTCCAAGGCGAAATGCTGCCCGAACGCAGATGCCAGATCAATCACCCGCGAAGAACACGAAGACGCCCGCCAGGTCGCCCGAGACATCGCAAAGACCAAGCAATACGACATCTCCATGAAGCTCCGAAAGAAGGTCGAGATGCTCTTCGCGCACCTCAAGCGCATCCTCGGCCTCGGAAGGCTACGATTACGTGGCCCATGCGGTGCAAATGACGAATTCCTCCTCGCCGCAACCGCCCAAAACATCCGCAAATTGGCCAAGATCTTTCCTGCACCGCAGCAGACGCGCACAGCCTGA
- a CDS encoding methylenetetrahydrofolate reductase encodes MSSSGRNQGGVFQQNTPQNLEASFRLWDTVQVLAPMDPRFVSVTYGAGGTTRTLTRDAVAALHKSSGLNVAAHLTCVNASKAETLEIADQFAEAGVTEIVALRGDPPKGEGKFTPHPDGFASSVELIKGLALRGNFNIKVGAYPDRHPEAADQAADVEWLKRKLDAGADEALTQFFFEAETFFRFRDACEKAGIDGSKLTPGILPIENWKGARNFAKRCGTIIPQWVEDAFDKALRDDRAELLATVLCTELCSDLLEGGVDKLHFYTLNRPELTRDVCFALGVTPKVSLQNVA; translated from the coding sequence ATCAGTAGTTCAGGCCGCAATCAAGGAGGAGTTTTTCAACAAAATACGCCGCAAAATCTCGAAGCCTCCTTCCGGCTTTGGGACACCGTGCAAGTCCTCGCTCCGATGGACCCGCGGTTTGTATCCGTGACCTATGGCGCAGGCGGCACCACCCGCACGCTGACCCGCGACGCGGTGGCTGCACTGCACAAATCCTCCGGCCTGAATGTCGCCGCGCATCTCACTTGCGTCAACGCTTCCAAGGCCGAAACGCTGGAGATTGCCGACCAGTTCGCCGAAGCCGGCGTGACCGAGATTGTCGCCCTGCGCGGCGATCCGCCCAAGGGCGAAGGCAAGTTCACCCCGCACCCCGACGGTTTTGCCAGTTCAGTGGAGCTGATCAAGGGGCTGGCCTTGCGCGGCAATTTCAACATCAAGGTCGGCGCCTACCCGGACCGCCACCCGGAAGCCGCAGATCAGGCCGCAGACGTGGAATGGCTGAAGCGTAAACTGGATGCCGGCGCGGATGAGGCGCTGACCCAGTTCTTCTTTGAGGCCGAGACCTTCTTCCGCTTCCGCGATGCCTGTGAAAAGGCCGGGATAGACGGCAGCAAGCTCACCCCCGGCATCCTGCCGATCGAGAACTGGAAAGGCGCGCGCAACTTTGCCAAACGCTGCGGCACCATCATCCCTCAGTGGGTCGAGGACGCCTTTGACAAGGCCCTGCGCGACGACCGCGCGGAACTGCTGGCCACCGTACTTTGCACCGAACTGTGCTCGGACCTGCTGGAGGGCGGCGTTGACAAGCTGCATTTCTACACGCTGAACCGCCCCGAGCTGACCCGCGATGTCTGCTTTGCCCTGGGCGTCACACCCAAGGTCTCGCTTCAGAACGTGGCGTAA
- a CDS encoding PaaI family thioesterase encodes MFYADKPADLLTVEQITRISGLDFMRGILEGRLPGPPIAETLGYHLLSVEDGQVVFRGTPEFPVCNPMGTVHGGWYGTLLDSAMACAVMTKVPAGSVYTTLEYKINILRAIPLGTTIDCSGTIDHVGRSTGVAHGEIRGLQDRRLYATGSTTCIVMQAAPG; translated from the coding sequence ATGTTTTATGCTGACAAACCTGCCGACCTGCTGACAGTGGAGCAGATCACCCGGATTTCCGGTCTTGATTTCATGCGCGGCATTTTGGAAGGCCGCCTGCCCGGCCCGCCGATCGCGGAAACGCTGGGCTATCATCTGCTCAGCGTCGAAGACGGCCAGGTTGTGTTTCGCGGCACGCCGGAATTCCCGGTCTGCAACCCGATGGGCACCGTGCATGGCGGCTGGTACGGCACGCTGCTGGACAGCGCCATGGCCTGCGCGGTGATGACCAAAGTGCCTGCGGGGTCGGTCTATACAACGCTGGAATACAAGATCAACATTCTGCGGGCGATCCCGCTGGGCACCACCATCGACTGCAGCGGCACCATCGACCACGTAGGCCGTTCCACCGGTGTCGCGCACGGTGAAATCCGCGGGCTGCAGGACCGGCGGCTCTATGCCACCGGCTCCACCACCTGCATCGTGATGCAGGCGGCCCCGGGCTGA
- a CDS encoding inositol monophosphatase family protein, whose amino-acid sequence MIGSANLNVMIKTARKAGRSLVKDFREVENLQVSMKGAGDFVSKADIAAEKIIKEELRNARPTYGWLAEEGGEEEGEDPTRRWIVDPLDGTTNFLHGLPHWAISIALEHKGKIVAGVVYDAAKDEMFFAEKGAGAWMNDTRIRVSGRHRMIESIFSTGVPFGGRADLPLTLQDLARLMPACAGVRRWGSAALDMAYVAAGRYEGFWERRLNAWDLAAGIIIVKEAGGFAEAIDPEAGIIDSGSVVCANEPIFDNFAKVIRG is encoded by the coding sequence ATGATTGGCAGCGCAAACCTCAATGTGATGATCAAGACCGCCCGCAAGGCTGGCCGTTCCCTGGTGAAAGATTTCCGCGAGGTGGAGAACCTGCAGGTGTCGATGAAAGGCGCCGGCGACTTTGTCTCCAAGGCTGACATCGCCGCTGAAAAAATCATCAAGGAAGAGCTGCGCAATGCGCGCCCGACCTATGGCTGGCTGGCCGAAGAGGGCGGCGAGGAAGAGGGCGAGGATCCGACCCGCCGCTGGATCGTCGACCCGCTGGACGGCACCACGAATTTCCTGCACGGGCTGCCGCACTGGGCGATCTCGATTGCGCTGGAGCATAAGGGCAAGATCGTCGCGGGCGTGGTCTATGACGCTGCCAAGGACGAGATGTTCTTTGCCGAGAAGGGCGCCGGTGCCTGGATGAACGATACCCGGATCCGCGTGTCGGGCCGCCACCGGATGATTGAGTCCATTTTCTCCACCGGCGTGCCGTTCGGCGGCCGCGCCGATCTGCCGCTGACGCTGCAGGACCTGGCCCGGCTGATGCCGGCCTGTGCCGGTGTGCGCCGCTGGGGCTCTGCCGCGCTGGACATGGCCTATGTGGCCGCAGGCCGTTACGAGGGCTTCTGGGAACGCCGCCTGAACGCCTGGGACCTGGCCGCGGGCATCATCATCGTGAAAGAGGCCGGTGGCTTTGCCGAGGCGATCGACCCCGAGGCGGGCATTATCGACAGCGGCAGCGTGGTCTGCGCGAACGAGCCGATCTTCGATAACTTCGCAAAGGTGATCCGCGGCTGA